A segment of the Neochlamydia sp. S13 genome:
CCTTTGCTTCAATCTCTTCTAAAACTTTTTTTGCTTCATGAATATCTTGAGTATCCTCCTGGGCTTCTAAAGTTTCTAAATCCTCAATCGGTACTATCGCCACTCGTTTCTTGCGATTGGTAAGAAGAATACGTTTTTTATGGTAATTGACCTCTACAAGAATCTTTCCTAAGTCTTTTCTTGCTTGAGTAACTGAAATGCTTCTTATGTTCTTCATATTACCTCTCCTTTCACTATCCAGGTATAATATACCGAATATATAAAATATAAACTTATAAAATATTTTATAGACATGTAATTATTCTCCTAAACGGATGGAAAATAGATTCTTGAAAGAATTGTTAATTTTTCTTCTTAAGAAACATGAAAGGGGAGGACTACAGTGAGCGAGTGGATAAGAGCACAGATACACATGTGTCAGACAATTGAACCCATATTGGCCAAATGAAAAATGAGGGAAGGCTAGGAAAAAGCTATTTTAAAGATCATTTAAAAGGCATTTTCAAAGCCATATTGCCATGAAACTATCACCATTATAGAGGCTTAGAAATGTTAGACCTATAAAACCTTTGTCTACGATTTGTAGAAGCCGCAGGGCTGCTACATTTAATGCTTTTGCAAAGATTCCTTGCAAATAATGATTTTTCTCTCTGATTCTTCTAATATCGAGAGCCTTATATTATTTGTGGATTCTGGGATTTCGATAAGCTCTGATTTAAGCATAAGCTTCCTTTCTGAAAATGCTAAAGCTTCTTCAAGCCCTTTTTTAAGCCCTTCAAATAACTTACCCATTTTTAATCCTTTTTTTGATTGCTTTAGCTATTTGCTTTAACTCCAATTTCTCTTCTTGGGATAAATTTTCTTCCTCATCTTAGAGTAAATGAATCACAAAAAAAAACAATATGCCTATTTTATTGTAGTTCGTGGATGAGTCGAGGAAGTTCTGCAATTAGATAAAAAGGAATTGAGAGGAGTTTATTTTCAAAAGCTAACGGATTAGCAGAAATGCGTACTCCAATTCCAGAATTTTTTTCTTCTAGGAAAATTTTCAATGATTTTAATCTACCTGTTGTGCCAGCCTTGACTTCTACAGGAATGATTTTATTGCCTATAGGAATTACGAAGGCGACTTCTGCACTGCTATTTTTTTGTTCCCGAACCCAAAAGAATAAGCGTCCTTCATCTTTGCAGTCTGAGTAAGCAAGTAGTTCCTGGCCTACAAACTGCTCTGTTAGCAATCCTTGATTAATAAGCATGATATCTTCTTTAAAAAGAAGAGCTGTATCTAGAAAGCAAGCTCTCTTAACAAGCCCGACGTCAAGAAATAGCACTTTAAATTTTTTCTCATTTTGCGTCGTTACAAGAGGCAGCCCAGAGGCCGATGAATGATGAACCTGATAAAGAAGCCCTGCTTGGCAGAGCTGTTTTAAAGCTGTCTTAATTTCTCTAGGATGGACTGCAGGGTCTATTTTATTATATTTAAACCATGTTCCAACTAGGCTTGGTACTTTTTCAAAGAGCAAGATTAAATACTTATGTTGGGCTTTTGTCGCATATTTCCCAAAATCCCGACGATAGGTAGATAAGAGGTCGGATTGGACGCCTTGAGTTTGATAAAGGCTCTTAGTTTGAAGGTAAGCAGCAATCACAGCAGGCATTCCACCAAGAGCTATATATTCTCTTACTAGCTTTAATAGTTCATCATGAATAACTTTTTGAGGGAGATTTTGTAGGGATACTGTACCGAGATAATCACGCAGATTTTCTCTATCACAAGCACTCAGGAATTCATAAAAGGATAGCGGTCGCAAATAAAGAAATTGGATACGCCCAACTGGCATAGAAAATTTTTCATCATTAAGTACAAATTCCAATAGAGATCCTGCTCCAATTACATGAAGGTCAGGCATTTGTTCTTTAAAATAACGCAATGCTACAATTGCGTGCGGACATTCTTGAATTTCATCCAAAAATAGAAGTGTTTTACCTGGATGGATGATAGAGTTGGTAAGGAGCTCAATTGCAGAAACTATTTTTTCGGGCAAAAGCGTTCCAAAACAAGCAGTTGCTTCACGTCTCTGCTCAAAGTTAACTACTACCAAATTTTCAAATTGGTCTCTACCAAATTTTTCGATAATCCAACTTTTACCAACTTGTCTTGCTCCGCGCAATAAGAGCGGTGCTCTGATCGGGGATATTTTCCATGCAATCAGCTGCTTTTCTATCTCACGTTTCATAAATATCTTACCTAATCTTTCCCATTTTAGTGCTTTTTTTTGGACATATCTGTCAATTTTATGGGGTAATTTTATACGTTATTTGTCAATTTTACAAGGTAAACTTTATTTATTTCGATCTAAATCAATCTTAAAAATTTGCTCATTGCATCCATTTTAGAAAGAAAAATTATGAATTTTCTTTTAGTGTTGAGTTAAAAAACTGAAAATCCAAGAATTTTTGTTAGTGAGAATGAAAATTAGTTAAAAATTAAGAGTTTTAGCGTAGGAGGTAGCCTTCAAGATAGGTTTTTAAAGCAATTAAAAGAAGAAATTAAGCTTTTTAGTCTGAATAAAGAGGTTTGGGAGAATTTTGAGCGGCTAGCCAGTTGTAAATTAAACGCATAGTATGGTCAATTCCACATAAAATGGCGTTAAAACAAAACAATCTCCCAAACAGCTTTTAAGGTAATTGCGTCCCAGTTTGACATCATTTTTCATGTGGCCGATATGAGGTTCTATCGATTGGCGTCTTTTTTAGCTTAAGTTTTGATCCAATCAGTTAGGCCTTTTCTTTGCCCGGAAATAAATATGCTTTTGCCTTTCACATTATGGCCTCGATAATCTTTATCTACAAAAGCTACTTAGATGTCCTTGCCGCTATTATGCTGAGCTTTCTTAAGAGCTTCTTCAAGCGTGTGCCCATTGTAAGGGTTGCCATGGATGGCTCTGGCCTCTAAAGCTAACCCTTCTTGATGGGTAATCACTAGCGAAGCCTTACAGCCAAATTCATATTTTTTCTCAACATTTTTTCGATTTAAGGCTTAAAGTTACTTTTTGCCATTTACTTCCTTGCTGTACCAGTTTTTTCAACCATTTCTTAGCAGACAGGGGCTTAAAGTTTCTATCGGCTACTTCTGGATATTTTCTTGGCCTACTTCTAATGTTCTTGGTAGAATTTAAAGGAATATCGATAGGCCAAAAGCTATGATTTTCAGGAATTTGAGCTATAAAGGTTAGCTATCTTTTATCTAATTCTCCCAATAACTCTCGTTTTTCTCCATTACCGGCATCAACACTTCATAGGGAAAATTTTTCTTAAGAAAGCCATCTAAAAGATGCAAAGCAAGCTCCCATTTCTTTAAAAACTTGTACCTTGCCGGCGGAACTTTGGCTACCTGCATTCTTTTTTTACTTTTTGTCCAGCATTAGGGTAGGAATCATTCACCTATGATAGGAAAATGCTCTTTGCCTTTTTCACAGTAATGCCATGCTACGATTGATTGGCAATTGGCAATTTTCCCTAAAGCTCTACAATACTGCCGAGCTACCCCTACCGAAAACTTTCCTTTCTTGGGTGTAGAAGTGTCGTCTTAAGACAAGCGCTTCTTTTTTAAAACCCATACTTTTAACCATATGCTCAGCTAATTGTTGTGGTTGCGCTGCATAATCCCAAGGACTTTGATTGACAAATTGTTGAATAGCTTGTTCATTTCCCCCAGGAAGCCTTTTTGCCATAGGTTCGATAGATTTCCTTTCCCCATCCAATATTAATCCTGCTATGTACAATCTGCACCAGTGAACTCTTTCTGATCTTCCTAAGTGGGCTTTAAAAACATTAATCCATTCATTAAGTTGTTCGCCAATGGAATTTAATTGCTCTAGGTCCATTGCCCCCTCCTTGATTAATAAACCTTACCTACATTAATATCAGAGAGACACTTAATGAGGTAGTAATAAAGCCCTCAGAATAAGCCGTTTCTATATTACAATTCATTCTATAGTTTTTAAAAATATTGCTTATTAGGAAGATTTTGCAGCCATAGGGCTATTGGTTAAGATTCCTGAATATTCTTTATAACCAACAACATTGACTCGTGCATCCTTTCTATTCTGAGGCTTAGGTTTTACAACAATATCAATATCGTGCCCGAGCAAATTTAAAAAATGTATTAAGCGTTCTATAGAGAAACCTGCCAGCTTTCGATGCAACAATGCAGATACTTTGGGTTGATTGATTTGCATAATTGTTGCGGCTTTCTGCTGGGTAAGTTTTCTTTTTTTTATGATAGTGTCAATTTCCCATGCCAATCCGGCTTTAGTAAGTTCTTCTTCTGCGTTAGCAACTCCAATATCTGCAAAAATATTGTCACTATTAATTTCAAGCTCATTTCTTTCTATCTCTTGTTGTTTTTTTTTAATGACCATGTCAGTTAACCTCTAAATTTAAGCGTATCAAGCCATTCTTTGTATTTTTGAGGTGCAGTTCTCAATCTTTGCTCAACTAGATCAATCTCTTGCTTTGGAGTTTTGATGCCCGTCTTTGATTTTTTTTGAAAAGCATGAAGAATAATAACAGCTTTTTCCATTTGCACCATATACCCTGTTCGATAGGTACCTCGGGCATCACTTTGGACGATTTCAAGCACGGAAC
Coding sequences within it:
- a CDS encoding type II toxin-antitoxin system RelE/ParE family toxin, with the translated sequence MEFPDGVKNEMGHALCIAQKGEKHRGTKPFKRFRGGSVLEIVQSDARGTYRTGYMVQMEKAVIILHAFQKKSKTGIKTPKQEIDLVEQRLRTAPQKYKEWLDTLKFRG
- a CDS encoding helix-turn-helix domain-containing protein, which translates into the protein MVIKKKQQEIERNELEINSDNIFADIGVANAEEELTKAGLAWEIDTIIKKRKLTQQKAATIMQINQPKVSALLHRKLAGFSIERLIHFLNLLGHDIDIVVKPKPQNRKDARVNVVGYKEYSGILTNSPMAAKSS
- a CDS encoding ATP-binding protein gives rise to the protein MKREIEKQLIAWKISPIRAPLLLRGARQVGKSWIIEKFGRDQFENLVVVNFEQRREATACFGTLLPEKIVSAIELLTNSIIHPGKTLLFLDEIQECPHAIVALRYFKEQMPDLHVIGAGSLLEFVLNDEKFSMPVGRIQFLYLRPLSFYEFLSACDRENLRDYLGTVSLQNLPQKVIHDELLKLVREYIALGGMPAVIAAYLQTKSLYQTQGVQSDLLSTYRRDFGKYATKAQHKYLILLFEKVPSLVGTWFKYNKIDPAVHPREIKTALKQLCQAGLLYQVHHSSASGLPLVTTQNEKKFKVLFLDVGLVKRACFLDTALLFKEDIMLINQGLLTEQFVGQELLAYSDCKDEGRLFFWVREQKNSSAEVAFVIPIGNKIIPVEVKAGTTGRLKSLKIFLEEKNSGIGVRISANPLAFENKLLSIPFYLIAELPRLIHELQ
- a CDS encoding type II toxin-antitoxin system prevent-host-death family antitoxin; amino-acid sequence: MKNIRSISVTQARKDLGKILVEVNYHKKRILLTNRKKRVAIVPIEDLETLEAQEDTQDIHEAKKVLEEIEAKGTISLKEMKKRLG